CTGAACTGCTAAACTGCGGGAAAAATGTCAGCCAATTAACAATCGTTTTAAGCCTGATCTCGATGGGTCCTGTGATGAATTTTCAACTCTTCAGGATCGGCAAACATCTTTTGGCAAAACGGACAGGCGTGGTCCAGCGCGGCGCTCCGGACCGCCTGTGAGGAGCCGCCAGAGCGCCTGGCCGGCGGCTGAGGCCGGCTTGGGTTTGGCTTTAGGCCTGGGTGCAGACTGATGACAGACACCCGCTGCCTGTCCCTCGCACCGGGCGCCGTGTCCAGGCGTGTCCGAGGCTCCGCCTCCTCGTCCTTGGTGCTTCTGGTGGTCGTGGTTTGTGAAGGTGCTCCCTGGCGTGTTGGCGGTGGTTTAAAGGAGGTTGCGTTAGGGCCTGGATTTTGGCCGGAAACCCGCCTTCGCCTTTGACCTTCTGGTTCCTCTTTGGCCGACCCGTGCTGAGAGGGTCGCCTCTCCCCCACCGCGGCGCCCCCGGCCAGACCAGGGCTCCAGCTCTCCACCGGAGGCACCGACAGCTGCTGAATGCAGTGGTACAGCGAGGGGTAGTCCACATACTGAAACTTGGGCACCCGCTCCTTGGGGCTGGCCGGGGCGTGGCCGGAGGGCCGCCTCATGGGACAGCCCGCCAGCCAGCTTTCTAACGGCGGCACGGTGAGCTGCTGAATGCACTGGTGCAAGGAGGGGAAGTCCACGTACTGGAACTTGGGCACCTTGCGAGGCACGTCGGAGATGTCTTCCCTCTTCACCTTGACGGGCGTGGAGCTGACCGCGTCGCTCTGATCGCGAGCCCTGGCCCTGCGCGCCTCCGAGTCCCGCTGGACCGGTGAAGGCGCGAGCGCCGGCTCGCCACGCCCGCCCGACGGGAGGCGGCTCCTGTCGTTCATGTTGTCCAACTCCTGCAGACAAAGGAAGGGGTGTTTTTACTCAACAAGTGAACAGAGGAAAAACCCCGAAAGGAGGGCACCGCAATCCGACTCCTTATCCAGGGGCGAAGAGTCAGACGGACCGGAATGGTCTCTGTTCGTATTCCCACGAGGATCCTCCAGCGTGTGGGAACGCAACCAGGCCAGAGCGCCGGGCTCGAACGGCGAAACTGAGACCGGCGCGAGGTGCGGCGAGCTGCTCTACGCACCCCTGTGTCAGGGATATAAATAGAGTCGCAGGTATGAAGCGAAGGAGGAAAGTAGGTCAGAACCCAACTGATCGTATTTGCCAAAGGcccaaaaatacaaaacatcaGTCACACAGCGCAGTAAAAACGGCCCGGGGGAACCTTGATACCGTTTAAAAACCCGACGCGGCCGCCCACACTCGAACGGATGTGCTTTATTCGATGCAGATCATGGTTTTCAGCCACAGGTGCGAGACCAAAAAGCAGACTTGTCACGCGTGTGGGTAGCgcagacgtaaaaaaaaaaaaaaaaaaaaaacgtcagggGAGGTAGTGGATTGAAAaattaagttgttttttttcaggtagGTGTTAAAAATTCACATCACCGAGGCCGTGCTGAATCATGCATGTGACCATCCTCGTGCAGGGCTGCTGCATCTCCTGAAGACGGCCTGGCAGTCGGTGAAACACAGAGGAACTCGCCCTGGAACCGTGCCGAGTCGTGATGGCGGGCAGGAGTCGTGCTCCACATTCACACTCAGgctgggtgtgtgggtgtgtgtgtgtgtgtgtgagtgtgtgtgtgtgtgtgtgagagagagagagagagacaggaattGGGTCACGCGCGGTGGCCTACATTTCCAGGGTTTGTTGTCTTCCTCGCACCCCCCCCCCTATTTATTGGGGCTGGCCCCGCCCTCCGCGCCACAACCGCGAGTCGAGCGGCGCGGCGATAGACACGCACGAAACGTCCGCGGCGCCGACGGAGACCCGCGCCGAGCGGCCGTCATCACCGCCACTGTCGGCGGAACAGTTTACGGCGCGACAACGTTCACGCCCTGGttgtcaaaaaatatatatacaataaaacGTTTAATAACAACGCTGCTCATACAATGAATCCAAAGCATTGCACGTTAGAGAACAATACGAGAACATTACCTCAACGTTACCTCAACGTCACGTCATGTTAGAGAGCATACTGTGTGTTAATTAATT
The window above is part of the Denticeps clupeoides chromosome 6, fDenClu1.1, whole genome shotgun sequence genome. Proteins encoded here:
- the si:ch211-284e13.6 gene encoding zinc finger protein 219 produces the protein MNDRSRLPSGGRGEPALAPSPVQRDSEARRARARDQSDAVSSTPVKVKREDISDVPRKVPKFQYVDFPSLHQCIQQLTVPPLESWLAGCPMRRPSGHAPASPKERVPKFQYVDYPSLYHCIQQLSVPPVESWSPGLAGGAAVGERRPSQHGSAKEEPEGQRRRRVSGQNPGPNATSFKPPPTRQGAPSQTTTTRSTKDEEAEPRTRLDTAPGARDRQRVSVISLHPGLKPNPSRPQPPARRSGGSSQAVRSAALDHACPFCQKMFADPEELKIHHRTHRDQA